The Mytilus edulis chromosome 4, xbMytEdul2.2, whole genome shotgun sequence nucleotide sequence GGTATTGCAAGGAGAATACTCGAATCTATGCTTATCAACGCCGCTGGAAGGAATCTAACGCATGACGTGCTAAATACATTCATGGCAGAAGTTTCAGCAATAATCAATTCAAGACCTCTGGTACCAGTATCAACAGATCCAGAGAATCCGCTAATCTTAACACCAGCTATGTTATTGACACAAAAGACCGATTACATCTTCACTTCAGGTCAGCTTGGAGAATTCGACAAACGGGATCTATGTCTAGCCGAATGGAGACGTGTACAGGCTCTGGCCAGTGATTTCTGGTCCCGTTGGAGAAAAGAGTACCTGCCGTTACTACAACCACGACGAAAATGGACCGAAGATCACCGTGACCTTATCAAGGGATACGTCATTCTCCTAAAGGACAAAAATCTTTGCCGCACTCAATGGCCCATAGAAGTTATATTAAAATCGTTCAAAGGATCCGACGAACATGTCCGGAAAGCAGAAGTACGAATAGTCGTAAATGGAAAAGCATCCGTCTACACAAGACCAATTGTGGAAATGATTCTTCTCATCGAGAATGACTGTGTATAATTAATATTATAGTGATACTTTGGATTTATATAATCAGATATTCAAGTGTGTGATATATTTGAAACAGTTATATCAGTTAGACatcagacggggagtattctgtTCCAGATGCAATGTTTATtacatgttttcatatttatccGGAACAAATTGAACTGGACCGATTTCTTAAATCACCGTATTTATAGACTACCTTTAATTTCTGCGAAACCGTCCGCATCAACTTTTCTACACATGGACAATGGACGACATTTCTTCTTTCTGAGGAAATCGAGACATACCACTGTCAAGTACGTTTGATTCATTCATAAACTGTGATAAATTAATCTGTTTAACTCCGATATTTTTGGATAAgtgatttataaatacatacgAACTGTAAGTTATCTATTTCCGAGAAATTGACAGTAagttctactttcgtttttgactcgATTAATGATCTTGTATTTGACATTCACATTTAATTCGTAcacattgtaaaatattgtatttttatttctttcagtttaccaatATACTGACTACTATGTAAACCTTTCTGGTGGAATACTAtaattacaattttcaaaacaagttgtgttctttatatattTGCCGAGATTGCAATACAGTCACCTGGTTAAACTAGTTGAGTCCGGCTCAGCAtaattcataaaaagtgtccgtgtaacaatttaaaagagtccgtgtaacacacgttaatgtactgtttttctatagctctgcgggCGGCAAAGTCGTACAAATAGAAttactgtttggtgtgaaccaGGCTTTGCGTTGAAGACCATACTGCAacctataatggtatacttttataaattgtgacttggatagacagtTGTCTTTGGTACTGATATGAGATCCAGTTATATCTATCTAGAAGATTGAGAaaccatttttttgtaataaatttaaaacatatttaattctgTAATATCTGAATCAGGGTTCTCACTAGGAATATTTCATGGTGAGTCATGGGACTCATCACTTTTAGAAATGGTGTGTCCCAATagattttgatgagtccaggatGCATGAAATTTTATGTGTCTTAATATAATGAAATGTGCTACTGATAATTATTATCAGTTATTTGTGcttttttcatttgatgtgtactcTCTGGTAATGTCAGTATCAGTTGATTGGttgcgataaaaaaaaatgggtcaGTTTGCAATTTCATGTGCGAGTACATGCACAGCATGTGGATCTTCTTTCccctttcattcataaaattgcgCATGATATTTATCACAGAAACGCAACAGTATTTTGGTGAATGAAACAATTGTCATAATGTTTTAAAGTCAGAGGCAGagttagagggtttttcagggggGGCTGGGCCGCCCCTTTTGTAGGAAAATATTGGTTGCTGATATAGGGAATCattaaagcatgactggagcaggccccttcttaggcagtcactgggccccctcttatgaaaactTCTGGATCCAACACTAAAAgtttcagcaaagttagattagcatttttgacaaattatgttgaaatttgaacagaaaatgaatgaaaaacctAATAA carries:
- the LOC139518887 gene encoding uncharacterized protein; translation: MSDLPEDRLEPSPPFTNVGIDTFGPWTIVSRKTRGGYANSKRWAILFTCLVTRAVHIELIEEMSSSAFINAVRRFAAIRGQVEIFRSNRGTNFIGAIDDLKIDSINVEDGPFKNFPYNSGTTWIFNPPHSSHMGGAWERMIGIARRILESMLINAAGRNLTHDVLNTFMAEVSAIINSRPLVPVSTDPENPLILTPAMLLTQKTDYIFTSGQLGEFDKRDLCLAEWRRVQALASDFWSRWRKEYLPLLQPRRKWTEDHRDLIKGYVILLKDKNLCRTQWPIEVILKSFKGSDEHVRKAEVRIVVNGKASVYTRPIVEMILLIENDCV